One part of the Bradyrhizobium sp. CB1650 genome encodes these proteins:
- the argE gene encoding acetylornithine deacetylase has translation MPNSKSDRIRKLLADLVAFNTVSDRSNLPLIAHIERYLAELGVKAERIVDEPAQKASLWVTIGPEDRPGLVLSGHTDVVPVVGQDWSHDPFKLVERDGRLYGRGTTDMKGFVAVCLAMVPEMLEAKLKTPIHLAISYDEEIGCVGVRPMLGELVKKRIKPLGCFVGEPTQMQVIIGHKGKHGVRATFRGLARHSSIAPDGVNAIEYAAELITEIRRRAVALASSGARDDLYDVPHTTLLTSIVHGGAALNIVPDHCAVEFECRGIGITESKQVTDAIIAWARAELEPAMKAKHPECGIDFEEILDYPALDTGADAAIVTLAKSLAGRNDHAKVAFGTEAGLFVSMADVPSVVIGPGAIAQAHTPDEFVEMAELEKCAGFVERLIAHCAKD, from the coding sequence ATGCCAAATTCAAAATCCGACCGAATCCGAAAACTCCTCGCCGACCTCGTCGCCTTCAACACCGTCAGCGACCGTTCCAACCTGCCCTTGATCGCCCATATCGAGCGATACCTCGCCGAACTCGGAGTCAAAGCCGAGCGCATCGTCGACGAGCCGGCGCAGAAGGCCTCGCTGTGGGTCACGATCGGGCCGGAGGATCGCCCGGGTCTGGTGCTGTCGGGCCACACCGACGTGGTGCCGGTCGTCGGCCAGGACTGGAGCCACGATCCGTTCAAATTGGTCGAGCGCGACGGCAGGCTCTACGGCCGGGGCACCACCGACATGAAGGGATTTGTCGCGGTGTGCCTTGCCATGGTGCCGGAGATGCTGGAGGCGAAGCTCAAGACGCCGATCCATCTTGCGATCTCCTATGACGAGGAGATCGGCTGCGTCGGCGTGCGGCCGATGCTCGGCGAGCTCGTGAAGAAAAGGATCAAGCCGCTCGGCTGCTTCGTCGGCGAGCCGACACAGATGCAGGTCATCATTGGCCACAAGGGCAAGCACGGCGTGCGCGCCACCTTCCGCGGGCTCGCCCGTCATTCCTCGATCGCGCCCGACGGCGTCAACGCAATCGAATACGCGGCCGAGCTGATCACCGAGATCCGCCGCCGCGCCGTGGCGCTCGCCAGCAGTGGCGCGCGTGACGACCTCTACGACGTCCCGCACACGACGCTGCTCACCAGCATCGTACATGGCGGCGCCGCGCTCAACATCGTGCCGGATCATTGCGCGGTCGAGTTCGAATGCCGCGGTATCGGCATCACCGAATCCAAGCAGGTGACGGACGCGATCATCGCCTGGGCCAGGGCCGAGCTCGAGCCCGCGATGAAAGCTAAGCATCCGGAGTGCGGCATCGATTTCGAGGAGATCCTCGACTATCCCGCGCTGGACACCGGCGCCGACGCCGCCATCGTCACGCTCGCCAAGAGCCTCGCCGGACGCAACGACCACGCCAAAGTTGCCTTCGGCACCGAGGCCGGCCTGTTCGTCAGCATGGCCGACGTGCCCTCCGTCGTGATCGGCCCGGGCGCGATCGCGCAGGCGCATACGCCGGACGAGTTCGTGGAGATGGCGGAGCTGGAGAAGTGCGCGGGGTTCGTGGAGAGGCTGATCGCGCATTGCGCGAAGGACTGA
- a CDS encoding SDR family NAD(P)-dependent oxidoreductase, producing MGRLQGKSVIITGAGSGIGRAAALLFTKEGAKLIAVDRTDAVKDTVEEIRKAGGTAEAMLADAGSEKDVVAVIDKAVKTHGRLDVIWANAGVSGGLVAIPEQTVEHWQEILRVNLIGPFLAVKHAMPHMVKQQSGAIVLTASVAGLKAGASGHPYAASKAGVISLVQTTAYSLSGTGVRINAVCPGLIETGMTKPIFDRAKERGTSDKIGQLNPLKRPGQPHELAAMGLFLASDEASYVNGQAFPVDGGLTASMPYTGKPV from the coding sequence ATGGGCCGCCTGCAAGGCAAATCCGTCATCATCACTGGCGCCGGCAGCGGCATCGGCCGCGCGGCCGCGCTGCTGTTCACCAAGGAAGGCGCAAAACTGATCGCGGTCGATCGGACCGACGCGGTGAAGGACACGGTCGAGGAGATCAGGAAGGCCGGCGGCACGGCGGAAGCGATGCTGGCGGATGCGGGCTCCGAGAAGGATGTGGTTGCCGTCATCGACAAGGCGGTGAAGACGCACGGCCGGCTCGACGTGATCTGGGCCAATGCCGGCGTCTCGGGCGGGCTCGTTGCCATTCCCGAACAGACGGTGGAGCACTGGCAGGAGATTTTGCGCGTCAACCTGATCGGACCGTTCCTTGCGGTGAAGCATGCGATGCCGCACATGGTCAAGCAGCAGTCCGGCGCGATCGTGCTGACCGCCTCCGTCGCGGGCCTCAAGGCCGGCGCGAGCGGACATCCTTATGCCGCAAGCAAGGCCGGCGTGATCAGCCTGGTGCAGACCACCGCTTACTCGCTCTCCGGCACCGGCGTGCGCATCAACGCGGTGTGCCCGGGCCTGATCGAAACCGGAATGACGAAGCCGATCTTCGACCGCGCCAAGGAGCGCGGCACCTCCGACAAGATCGGCCAGCTCAACCCTCTGAAACGCCCCGGCCAGCCGCATGAACTCGCGGCGATGGGCCTGTTCCTGGCGAGCGACGAAGCCTCGTATGTGAACGGCCAGGCGTTTCCGGTCGACGGCGGCCTCACGGCGTCGATGCCGTACACGGGCAAGCCGGTTTAG
- a CDS encoding histidine phosphatase family protein, with protein sequence MAGADKPNVVTTRWWWVRHAPVRNDGGNIYGQSDIACDTSDAYVFAAVAKVLPRDAVWYSSNLMRTHQTAEAIWAAGFPRPATMTWEADLAEQHLGQWQGMNRAAFVASRPVGSSWFADINEPAPGGESFMDLYNRTRRTVERINVEAAGRDVIAVAHGGTIKAALGLALGGQPEQGLAFDIDNVSVTRLDHYASAGRVVWRLPMVNQQPWIADEAHAAMHQPAGPEVKKLA encoded by the coding sequence ATGGCAGGCGCAGACAAACCGAATGTGGTGACAACACGGTGGTGGTGGGTGCGTCATGCGCCGGTGCGCAACGACGGCGGCAACATCTACGGGCAGAGCGATATTGCCTGCGACACCAGCGATGCCTACGTCTTCGCTGCGGTCGCAAAGGTCCTGCCACGCGATGCGGTCTGGTACTCGAGCAATCTGATGCGCACGCACCAGACTGCGGAAGCGATCTGGGCGGCGGGCTTTCCGAGGCCCGCAACCATGACATGGGAAGCGGATCTGGCCGAACAACATCTCGGCCAGTGGCAGGGCATGAACCGCGCCGCATTCGTTGCGAGCCGTCCGGTCGGCTCGAGCTGGTTCGCCGACATCAACGAGCCCGCGCCGGGCGGCGAGAGTTTCATGGATCTGTACAACCGCACGCGCCGCACCGTCGAGCGGATCAATGTCGAAGCTGCGGGCCGGGATGTGATCGCTGTCGCTCATGGCGGAACGATCAAGGCGGCGCTTGGGCTCGCGCTCGGCGGCCAGCCGGAGCAGGGGCTCGCATTCGATATCGACAATGTGTCGGTGACACGGCTCGATCATTATGCGAGCGCCGGGCGGGTCGTCTGGCGTCTGCCGATGGTCAACCAGCAGCCGTGGATCGCGGACGAGGCGCACGCCGCGATGCATCAGCCCGCGGGACCTGAAGTCAAGAAGCTCGCCTAA
- a CDS encoding SDR family oxidoreductase, with protein MTLFDMKGKVAVITGSTRGIGLAIAERMAEHGAKVVISSRKADVCDQVAKGINDKFGKGTAVAIAANISSKENLQNLVDESNRAFGRIDVLVCNAASNPYYGPLAGISDDQFRKILDNNIVANNWLISMVVPQMIERKDGSIIIVSSIGGLKGSTILGAYAISKAADMQLARNLACEYGKHNIRVNCIAPGLIKTDFAKALWDNPENLKASTSRSPLLRIGIPDEIAGAAVFLGSRAGDFMTGQTMVIDGGATIS; from the coding sequence ATGACCTTGTTCGACATGAAGGGAAAAGTTGCCGTCATCACCGGCTCGACGCGTGGCATCGGGCTCGCGATCGCCGAGCGGATGGCCGAGCACGGCGCTAAGGTCGTGATCTCCTCGCGCAAGGCCGACGTCTGTGACCAGGTGGCGAAGGGCATCAACGATAAATTCGGCAAGGGGACGGCGGTCGCGATCGCCGCGAACATCTCCTCGAAGGAGAACCTGCAAAACCTCGTCGACGAGAGCAACCGCGCCTTCGGCAGGATCGACGTACTGGTCTGCAACGCGGCGTCGAACCCGTATTACGGGCCGCTCGCCGGCATTTCGGACGATCAGTTCCGCAAGATCCTCGACAACAACATCGTCGCCAACAATTGGTTGATCTCGATGGTGGTGCCGCAGATGATCGAGCGCAAGGACGGCTCGATCATCATCGTCTCCTCGATCGGTGGATTGAAGGGCTCGACCATCCTCGGCGCCTACGCGATCTCCAAGGCCGCCGACATGCAGCTCGCGCGCAACCTCGCTTGCGAATACGGCAAGCACAACATCCGCGTGAACTGCATCGCGCCCGGCCTGATCAAGACCGACTTCGCGAAGGCGCTGTGGGACAATCCGGAGAACCTGAAGGCCTCGACCTCGCGCTCGCCGCTGCTGCGCATCGGCATTCCGGACGAGATCGCCGGTGCGGCCGTGTTCCTGGGGTCGAGGGCCGGCGACTTCATGACCGGCCAGACCATGGTGATCGACGGCGGCGCGACGATCAGTTGA
- a CDS encoding serine hydrolase, producing the protein MTAQASLHAAITPKTPPLPEAKPETLGLSRPRLQAMSDAFRREIDKGTVPGVTVLVARRGQVGWFEALGRQSPAGSAPMARDSIFRIFSMTKPIVSVAIMTLVEDGHLLLGDAVAKFIPEFADQKVGVVNGGKLDLVPLRRPMTVQDLLRHTSGLTYEHQGDGPVHKIYQDSRVRSRKITNAEHAALVASFPLVCQPGAEFNYSRSTDILGRIIEVISGKSLGAYLAERVLAPLQMTETGFSTLEANAGRLAEPFAADPWTGDKVALFNMLEQPVMESGGGGLVSTTMDYARFCLMLRNGGTLDGNRIIGRKTLELMASDHLGPGVPSNGTLLAPGHGFGLGFAVRRDAGIAPFPGSVGQYFWSGIAGTFFWIDPEEDLFAVFMSQGPGQRDHTRTLVRDLVYAAVD; encoded by the coding sequence ATGACTGCCCAAGCGAGCCTTCACGCCGCGATCACGCCGAAAACGCCGCCTTTGCCGGAGGCGAAGCCGGAAACGCTGGGCCTGTCGCGTCCCCGTCTCCAGGCGATGTCGGACGCCTTCAGGCGCGAGATCGACAAGGGAACCGTGCCCGGCGTCACCGTGCTGGTGGCACGCCGCGGTCAGGTCGGCTGGTTCGAGGCGCTGGGACGGCAGAGCCCGGCCGGCTCCGCGCCGATGGCCCGTGATTCGATCTTCCGCATCTTCTCGATGACCAAGCCGATCGTCTCCGTCGCGATCATGACGCTGGTCGAGGACGGACATTTGCTGCTCGGCGATGCGGTCGCAAAATTCATTCCGGAATTCGCCGACCAGAAGGTCGGCGTGGTCAACGGCGGCAAGCTGGATCTGGTTCCGCTCCGGAGGCCGATGACGGTGCAGGACCTGCTCCGCCACACCTCCGGCTTGACCTATGAACACCAGGGCGACGGGCCCGTGCACAAGATCTACCAGGACTCGCGGGTGCGCAGCCGCAAGATCACCAATGCCGAGCACGCCGCGCTGGTCGCAAGCTTCCCCCTCGTCTGCCAGCCCGGCGCGGAGTTCAACTACAGCCGCTCCACCGACATCCTCGGCCGCATCATCGAGGTCATCAGCGGCAAGTCGCTCGGCGCGTACCTCGCCGAGCGCGTCCTCGCGCCACTCCAGATGACCGAGACCGGTTTCTCCACCCTTGAGGCCAATGCCGGCCGGCTCGCCGAGCCGTTCGCGGCCGATCCCTGGACCGGCGACAAGGTCGCGCTCTTCAATATGCTGGAACAGCCGGTGATGGAGTCCGGCGGCGGCGGCCTCGTCTCGACCACGATGGACTACGCCCGCTTCTGCCTGATGCTGCGCAATGGCGGCACGCTCGACGGCAACAGGATCATCGGCCGCAAGACGCTGGAGCTGATGGCCTCCGATCACCTCGGCCCCGGCGTTCCGAGCAACGGCACCCTGCTCGCGCCCGGTCACGGTTTTGGCCTTGGCTTCGCCGTGCGCAGGGACGCCGGCATTGCCCCGTTCCCCGGCAGCGTCGGTCAGTACTTCTGGAGCGGCATTGCAGGGACGTTCTTCTGGATCGATCCCGAGGAGGACCTGTTCGCCGTGTTCATGAGCCAGGGCCCGGGCCAGCGCGACCACACGCGCACGCTGGTGCGGGATCTGGTGTACGCGGCGGTGGATTGA
- the secE gene encoding preprotein translocase subunit SecE, producing MAVSPFKFLQEVRSETAKVTWPTRRETTITTIMVFVMVALASIFFFAADQIIRYLVTLLLGIH from the coding sequence ATGGCAGTCAGCCCGTTCAAGTTCTTGCAGGAAGTGCGCTCGGAGACCGCCAAGGTCACCTGGCCGACCCGTCGCGAGACGACGATCACCACCATTATGGTGTTCGTCATGGTCGCGCTGGCCTCGATCTTCTTCTTCGCCGCCGACCAGATCATCCGTTATCTCGTCACCCTTCTTTTGGGCATTCACTGA
- the nusG gene encoding transcription termination/antitermination protein NusG, with product MATAAAIQSSDKRWYIVHAYSNFEKKVAESIREQAKQRGLEDLFEQVLVPIEKVTEVRRGRKIDAERKFFPGYVLVKMRLTDEAFHLIKNTPKVTGFLGAENKPMPISEAEAMRILNQMQEGVERPKASVSFEIGENVRVADGPFASFSGVVEEIDEARSRVKVAVSIFGRATPVELEFGQVEKV from the coding sequence ATGGCAACAGCCGCCGCAATTCAATCGTCCGACAAGCGCTGGTACATCGTCCACGCCTATTCGAACTTCGAGAAGAAAGTCGCCGAATCGATCCGCGAGCAGGCCAAGCAGCGCGGGCTCGAGGACTTGTTCGAGCAGGTCCTCGTGCCGATCGAGAAGGTCACGGAAGTGCGCCGCGGCCGCAAGATCGACGCGGAGCGCAAGTTCTTCCCGGGTTATGTGCTGGTGAAGATGCGGCTGACCGACGAGGCGTTCCATCTGATCAAGAACACGCCCAAGGTGACCGGCTTCCTCGGCGCTGAAAACAAGCCGATGCCGATCTCGGAAGCGGAGGCCATGCGCATCCTGAACCAGATGCAGGAGGGCGTGGAACGTCCGAAGGCATCGGTGTCGTTCGAGATCGGCGAGAATGTGCGCGTGGCCGATGGCCCGTTCGCCTCGTTCTCGGGTGTGGTCGAGGAAATCGACGAGGCGCGCTCGCGCGTGAAGGTCGCGGTGTCGATCTTCGGCCGCGCCACGCCGGTCGAACTGGAATTCGGTCAGGTCGAGAAGGTCTGA
- the rplK gene encoding 50S ribosomal protein L11 translates to MAKKVTGYLKLQVPAGAANPSPPIGPALGQRGLNIMEFCKAFNAQTQKEEKNTPIPVIITIYADRSFTFEMKTPPMSYFLKQAAKIQSGSKAPGRDKAGQVTKAQVREIAEKKMKDLNCDTIESAMKMVEGSARSMGLEVAG, encoded by the coding sequence ATGGCAAAGAAAGTGACCGGATACCTGAAGCTTCAGGTCCCGGCCGGTGCGGCGAATCCTTCGCCCCCGATCGGTCCCGCGCTCGGTCAGCGCGGTCTCAACATCATGGAGTTCTGCAAGGCGTTCAACGCCCAGACCCAGAAAGAAGAGAAGAACACCCCGATCCCGGTGATCATCACAATCTATGCGGACCGTTCCTTCACCTTCGAGATGAAGACGCCGCCGATGTCCTACTTCCTCAAGCAGGCTGCCAAGATTCAGTCCGGCTCGAAGGCGCCGGGCCGTGACAAGGCCGGCCAGGTGACCAAGGCGCAGGTGCGCGAGATCGCCGAGAAGAAGATGAAGGACTTGAATTGCGACACCATCGAATCGGCCATGAAGATGGTCGAGGGCTCGGCCCGTTCGATGGGTCTGGAAGTTGCGGGGTAA
- the rplA gene encoding 50S ribosomal protein L1 — protein MAIGKRLNKAREGVDREKLYPLAEAIKMVKERAKAKFDETIEVAINLGVDPRHADQMVRGVVTLPNGTGRTLRVGVFARGAKADEAKAAGADVVGAEDLVEKVQNGTIDFDRCIATPDMMPLVGRLGKVLGPRGLMPNPKIGTVTMDVTGAVKGAKGGSVEFRVEKAGIVQAGVGKASFSEDKLVENVKALADAVAKAKPAGSKGTYIQRVAVSSTMGPGVKVEPGTILG, from the coding sequence ATGGCAATCGGAAAGCGTTTGAACAAAGCCCGCGAAGGCGTTGACCGCGAAAAGCTTTACCCGCTCGCGGAAGCCATCAAGATGGTCAAGGAACGGGCCAAGGCCAAGTTCGACGAGACCATCGAGGTCGCGATCAATCTCGGCGTCGATCCGCGTCACGCCGACCAGATGGTCCGCGGTGTCGTGACTCTGCCGAACGGCACCGGCCGTACGCTCCGCGTCGGCGTGTTCGCCCGCGGCGCCAAGGCCGACGAGGCCAAGGCGGCGGGTGCCGACGTCGTCGGCGCCGAGGATCTGGTCGAGAAGGTGCAGAACGGCACGATCGATTTCGACCGCTGCATTGCCACCCCCGACATGATGCCGCTGGTCGGCCGTCTCGGTAAGGTGCTCGGCCCGCGCGGCCTGATGCCGAACCCGAAGATCGGCACCGTGACCATGGACGTCACCGGCGCGGTGAAGGGCGCCAAAGGCGGCTCGGTCGAGTTCCGCGTTGAGAAGGCCGGCATCGTGCAGGCCGGCGTTGGCAAGGCCTCGTTCTCCGAGGACAAGCTGGTCGAGAACGTCAAGGCGCTGGCCGATGCCGTCGCCAAGGCGAAGCCCGCCGGATCCAAGGGCACCTACATCCAGCGCGTTGCGGTGTCCTCGACCATGGGCCCCGGCGTGAAGGTCGAGCCGGGCACCATCCTCGGCTGA
- a CDS encoding 2-hydroxyacid dehydrogenase, which yields MADKVLIYSRFPKTMMARFAERFDLLDTGGKPAQEVFSSDELGGIRVLLTAGGTPLGAAAMDLLPKLGAIVCYGTGYDGVDLKAAAARNVAVGHSPGANAASVADIAMTLMLVATRRILVADQYVRSGDWAASKQSPMMRPQAGLPGRRIGVYGMGEIGRKIAARCAAFEAEVGYFSRTKHDLPYQYFPSLEALSDWCSVLMIAVRAGAETHHVVNADILRRLGADGYVVNISRGSVIDEAALVTALSDKTLAGAGLDVYEKEPHAPDALTRLPNVVLSPHIGGHTLDSHIAMQNCVLANLTAFFTGQPLPHAVKMA from the coding sequence ATGGCTGACAAGGTCCTGATCTACTCGCGCTTCCCGAAGACGATGATGGCGCGCTTCGCCGAGCGTTTTGACCTTCTCGACACCGGCGGCAAGCCAGCGCAGGAGGTGTTTTCGAGCGACGAGCTCGGCGGCATCCGCGTGCTGCTGACCGCTGGCGGCACGCCGCTTGGCGCGGCGGCGATGGACCTGCTGCCGAAGCTGGGGGCGATCGTCTGCTACGGCACTGGATATGACGGTGTCGACCTCAAGGCCGCTGCTGCCCGCAATGTCGCGGTCGGCCACAGCCCGGGCGCCAATGCGGCCTCGGTCGCAGACATCGCGATGACCCTGATGTTAGTTGCGACCCGGCGGATCCTGGTCGCTGACCAATATGTCCGCAGCGGCGACTGGGCCGCGTCAAAACAGTCGCCGATGATGCGGCCGCAGGCGGGCCTGCCCGGCCGCCGCATCGGCGTCTACGGTATGGGCGAGATCGGCCGCAAGATCGCCGCGCGCTGTGCGGCTTTCGAGGCGGAGGTCGGCTATTTCAGCCGCACCAAGCACGATCTGCCCTATCAATATTTCCCGTCGTTGGAAGCGCTCTCCGACTGGTGCAGCGTGCTGATGATCGCGGTCCGCGCCGGCGCCGAGACCCACCACGTGGTCAACGCCGACATCCTCAGGCGCCTGGGCGCGGACGGTTATGTTGTCAACATCTCCCGCGGCTCCGTCATCGACGAGGCGGCCCTCGTAACGGCGCTGAGCGACAAGACCCTCGCCGGCGCCGGCCTCGACGTCTACGAGAAGGAGCCGCATGCACCTGATGCGCTGACGAGGCTCCCGAATGTTGTGCTCTCGCCCCATATCGGCGGCCACACCCTGGACTCCCACATCGCCATGCAGAACTGCGTGCTGGCGAACCTGACCGCGTTTTTCACCGGCCAGCCGCTGCCGCATGCGGTCAAAATGGCCTGA
- the rplJ gene encoding 50S ribosomal protein L10, whose protein sequence is MERAAKKEAVEQLNEVFKTTGVAIVAQYSGLTVAQMQNLRKQMKQAGASVKVSKNRLAKIALEGTDVVAIGPMLKGPTVIATSNDPVAAPKVAIDFAKANEKFVIIGGSMGKTVLNVDGVKALASLPSLDELRGKIVGLIVAPATKLAQLANAPAGKLARVIQAHASKGEAA, encoded by the coding sequence GTGGAACGAGCGGCAAAAAAAGAGGCGGTCGAACAGCTCAATGAGGTCTTCAAGACCACGGGCGTCGCGATCGTTGCTCAATATTCCGGCCTGACCGTTGCCCAGATGCAGAACCTGCGCAAGCAGATGAAGCAGGCTGGCGCCTCGGTGAAGGTCTCGAAGAACCGTCTCGCCAAAATTGCTCTTGAAGGCACTGACGTCGTTGCCATCGGCCCCATGCTGAAGGGGCCGACCGTGATCGCGACTTCGAACGATCCGGTAGCGGCGCCAAAGGTCGCCATCGACTTCGCCAAAGCGAACGAAAAGTTCGTCATCATTGGCGGCTCGATGGGCAAGACCGTCCTGAATGTCGACGGCGTGAAGGCGCTTGCCTCGCTGCCGTCGCTTGACGAACTGCGCGGCAAGATCGTCGGCCTCATCGTGGCCCCGGCGACCAAGCTGGCCCAGCTCGCCAACGCGCCTGCGGGCAAGCTCGCGCGCGTCATCCAGGCTCATGCCTCAAAGGGCGAAGCGGCCTGA
- the rplL gene encoding 50S ribosomal protein L7/L12 → MADLQKIVDDLSSLTVLEAAELAKLLEEKWGVSAAAAVAVAGPAAGGAAAAPAEEKTDFTVVLASAGDKKIEVIKEVRAITGLGLKEAKDLVEGAPKPLKEGVNKEEADKIKAQLEKAGAKVELK, encoded by the coding sequence ATGGCTGACTTGCAGAAGATCGTTGACGACCTCTCGAGCCTCACCGTGCTCGAAGCTGCCGAACTCGCGAAGCTCCTCGAAGAGAAGTGGGGCGTGTCCGCCGCTGCCGCCGTCGCGGTGGCCGGCCCGGCTGCTGGTGGCGCTGCTGCCGCTCCGGCGGAAGAGAAGACCGACTTCACGGTCGTTCTCGCCTCTGCCGGCGACAAGAAGATCGAGGTCATCAAGGAAGTCCGCGCCATCACCGGCTTGGGCCTGAAGGAAGCGAAGGACCTCGTCGAGGGCGCTCCGAAGCCGCTGAAGGAAGGCGTGAACAAGGAAGAAGCCGACAAGATCAAGGCCCAGCTCGAGAAGGCTGGCGCGAAGGTCGAGCTCAAGTAA